The following are encoded together in the Deltaproteobacteria bacterium genome:
- the rlmB gene encoding 23S rRNA (guanosine(2251)-2'-O)-methyltransferase RlmB: MSTDILSGGHAVLECLRARRRAVHEIWATAEWARALGELRAGPAKGAVAAELRRLAGTDRHQGIVARVGPYPYVTLEAILDYAAADATGPLLLLLDQIQDPQNLGAILRTAEGMGAHGVLLPKDNAVGVTPTVVRASAGAVEHLRIAQVTNLSRAIRELQSRNIWVVGAAAEGQQSVFDYQFAGGHALVLGAEGKGMRRLVRESCDTVVHIPMAGRVTSYNVSVAAALLLSEAVRQRRQKSENTCNIP; this comes from the coding sequence ATGTCCACAGACATCCTCAGCGGGGGGCATGCGGTCCTGGAGTGCCTGCGGGCGCGGCGGCGTGCCGTCCATGAGATCTGGGCGACGGCCGAATGGGCACGTGCGCTTGGGGAGTTACGGGCGGGTCCCGCGAAAGGCGCGGTGGCGGCGGAGCTGCGGCGCTTGGCGGGGACCGATCGACATCAGGGAATTGTAGCGCGCGTCGGTCCCTATCCGTATGTGACTCTCGAAGCGATTTTGGACTATGCGGCCGCAGACGCGACCGGGCCGTTGCTGTTACTCCTTGATCAAATCCAGGACCCGCAAAACCTCGGGGCCATTCTCCGCACTGCCGAAGGGATGGGGGCGCATGGGGTCCTGCTACCGAAGGACAATGCCGTCGGTGTGACCCCGACCGTCGTGCGGGCGTCCGCAGGGGCGGTAGAACACCTGCGAATCGCGCAGGTTACCAATCTGAGTCGGGCGATTCGCGAGCTGCAGTCACGCAATATCTGGGTCGTGGGGGCGGCCGCTGAGGGGCAACAATCGGTATTCGATTACCAATTTGCCGGGGGCCACGCGTTGGTGCTGGGGGCGGAGGGAAAGGGGATGCGACGGCTGGTCCGGGAGTCGTGCGATACCGTCGTCCATATCCCGATGGCCGGGCGGGTTACTTCTTATAATGTTTCCGTCGCCGCCGCATTGCTACTCAGCGAAGCCGTGCGTCAGCGCAGGCAAAAGAGTGAAAACACCTGTAATATCCCTTGA